One window of Bos indicus isolate NIAB-ARS_2022 breed Sahiwal x Tharparkar chromosome 18, NIAB-ARS_B.indTharparkar_mat_pri_1.0, whole genome shotgun sequence genomic DNA carries:
- the CIC gene encoding protein capicua homolog isoform X4 produces MYSAHRPLVPASGAASRGLGMFVWTNVEPRSVAVFPWHSLVPFLAPSQPDPSVQPSEAQQPASHPVASNQSKEPAESAAVAHEQPPGGTGNADPGRPPGATCPESPGPGPPHTLGVVEPGKGPPPTTEDEAPGPPGEPRLDSETESDHDDAFLSIMSPEIQLPLPPGKRRTQSLSALPKERDSSSEKDGRSPNKREKDHIRRPMNAFMIFSKRHRALVHQRHPNQDNRTVSKILGEWWYALGPKEKQKYHDLAFQVKEAHFKAHPDWKWCNKDRKKSSSEAKPTSLGLAGGHKEPRERSMSETGTAAAPGVSSELLSVTAQTLLSSDTKAPGSSSCGAERLHAVGGPGSARPRAFSHSGVHSLDGGEVDSQALQELTQMVSGPASYAGPKPSTQYGTPGPFAAPGEGGTLAASGRPPLLPTRASRSQRAASEDMTSDEERMVICEEEGDDDVIADDGFGTTDIDLKCKERVTDSESGDSSGEDPEGSKGFGRKVFSPVIRSSFTHCRPSLDPEPPGPPDPPAGFGKGYGPTSSASSPAASSSSATTSFPLGSGTFKAQESGQGSTTGPLRPPPPGTGGPATPSKATRFLPTDPATFRRKRPESVGGLEPPGPSVIAAPPSGGGGVLQTLVLPSNKEEREGSGARVPSAPAPSLAYGAPATPLSRPAATMVTNVVRPVSSTPVPIASKPFPAPSRAEASPGDTAGARTEAATGSRALGGSPLGVSLVYSDKKSGAATSTAPHLVAGPLLGTVGKAPATVTNLLVGTPGYGAPAPPAVQFIAQGGPGSGAAAGSGASAGSGPNGPMPLGILQPGPLGKAGGITQVQYILPTLPQQLQVAPAPGTKAAAPGGPAPTTSIRFTLPPGTSTNGKVLAATAPTPGIPILQSVPSAPPPKAQSVSPVQAPPPGGSAQLLPGKVLVPLATPSMSVRGGGAGQPLPLVSPPFSVPVQNGAQPPSKIIQLTPVPVSTPSGLVPPLSPAPLPGPASQPQKVLLPSSTRITYVQSAGGHALPLGTSPASSQPGTVTSYGPTSSVTLGFTSLGPSGPAFVQPLLSGQAPLLAPGQVGVSPVPSPQLPPTCAAASGPVITAFYPGSPIPTSSAPLAQPSQAPPGLVYTVATSTTPPAAPILPKGPPAPTAATPAPASPFPSATGSMTYSLVAPKAQRPTPKAPQKVKAAIASIPVGSFEAGAPGRPGPAPRQPLEPGPAREPPASESELEGRPATPAPPLPHETWTPTARSSPPLPPPAEEQASTKGPETMATKFPSSSSDWRVPGLGLESRGEPPTPPSPALAPAPAPGSSSGSSEGSSGRAAGDAPERKEAAGAGKKVKVRPPPLKKTFDSVDKVLSEVDFEERFAELPEFRPEEVLPSPTLQSLATSPRAILGSYRKKRKNSTDLDSAPEDPTSPKRKMRRRSSCSSEPNTPKSAKCEGDIFTFDRTGTEAEDVLGELEYEKVPYSSLRRTLDQRRALVMQLFQDHGFFPSAQATAAFQARYADIFPSKVCLQLKIREVRQKIMQAATPSEQPPGAEAPLPGPPPTGTAAAPVPTPSPAGGPDPTSPGSDSGTAPAAPPLPPPPEPGPGQPGWEGPPQPSPPASGSSTAATGR; encoded by the exons TGTGGACAAATGTGGAACCTCGCTCTGTGGCCGTGTTCCCCTGGCACTCCTTAGTCCCCTTCCTGGCCCCCAGCCAGCCTGACCCCTCTGTACAGCCAAGTGAAGCCCAGCAACCTGCCAGCCACCCCGTGGCCTCCAACCAGAGCAAAG AACCTGCTGAGTCGGCGGCCGTTGCTCACGAGCAGCCACCGGGCGGGACAGGGAATGCTGACCCGGGGCGGCCCCCTGGAGCCACATGCCCTGAGAGCCCAGGGCCTGGACCCCCCCACACTTTGGGGGTGGTGGAACCTGGGAAGGGCCCCCCTCCCACCACGGAGGATGAGGCCCCTGGACCGCCAGGAGAGCCGCGGCTGGACAGCGAGACAGAGAGTGACCACGATGATGC CTTCCTCTCCATCATGTCTCCTGAGATCCAGTTGCCCCTGCCGCCCGGGAAACGCCGGACCCAGTCCCTCAGCGCCCTGCCCAAGGAACGGGACTCCTCTTCAGAGAAGGACGGACGCAGCCCCAACAAG CGGGAGAAGGACCATATCCGGCGGCCCATGAATGCCTTCATGATCTTCAGCAAGCGGCACCGGGCCCTGGTCCACCAGCGCCACCCCAACCAGGACAACCGGACTGTCAGTAAGATCCTGGGCGAGTGGTGGTACGCCCTGGGGCCCAAGGAGAAGCAGAAGTACCATGACCTGGCCTTCCAG GTGAAAGAGGCCCACTTTAAGGCCCACCCAGATTGGAAGTGGTGCAACAAGGACCGGAAGAAGTCCAGCTCAGAGGCTAAGCCCACGAGCCTGGGGCTGGCAGGAGGGCACAAGGAGCCGAGGGAGCGGAGCATGTCAGAGACAGGCACTGCCGCTGCCCCCGGAG TGTCTTCAGAGCTCCTGTCTGTCACGGCCCAGACACTCTTGAGCTCGGACACCAAGGCTCCGGGGAGCAGCTCCTGTGGGGCAGAGCGTCTGCACGCTGTCGGGGGACCTGGCTCAGCCCGGCCCCGCGCCTTCTCCCACAGCGGGGTCCACAGCCTGGATGGTGGGGAGGTAGACAGCCAGGCGTTGCAGGAACTGACTCAG ATGGTGTCTGGCCCTGCGTCCTACGCTGGCCCAAAGCCCTCCACCCAGTACGGGACTCCAGGCCCCTTTGCGGCGCCCGGGGAGGGAGGCACCCTGGCAGCCAGTGGACGGCCCCCACTGCTCCCCACCCGGGCCTCCCGTTCCCAGCGTGCAGCCAGTGAGGACATGACCAGTGATGAGGAACGCATGGTCATCTGTGAGGAGGAGGGGGATGACGATGTCATTG CTGATGACGGCTTCGGCACCACTGACATTGACCTCAAGTGCAAGGAGCGGGTGACTGACAGCGAGAGTGGAGACAGCTCTGGGGAGGACCCGGAGGGCAGCAAG GGCTTTGGCCGGAAGGTGTTCTCGCCTGTGATCCGTTCCTCCTTTACTCACTGCCGTCCGTCGCTGGACCCTGAGCCTCCAGGGCCCCCAGATCCACCTGCAGGCTTCGGCAAAGGCTATGGGCCCACCTCCTCCGCATCCTCACccgctgcctcctcctcctcagccacCACCTCCTTCCCACTGGGCTCAGGGACCTTCAAGGCCCAGGAGTCAGGTCAGGGCAGCACCACAGGCCCCCTCCGTCCCCCACCCCCTGGAACTGGGGGCCCAGCAACACCTTCTAAGGCCACCCGGTTTCTCCCCACGGATCCTGCCACCTTCCGTCGCAAGAGACCTGAAAGCGTGGGCGGCCTGGAgccaccaggcccctcagtcATCGCGGCGCCTCCCAGTGGGGGAGGAGGCGTCCTGCAGACACTGGTCCTGCCCTCAAACAAGGAGGAACGGGAGGGCAGCGGAGCTCGCGTGCCCTCAGCCCCAGCACCCTCGCTGGCCTACGGGGCCCCAGCAACCCCCCTGTCCCGCCCGGCTGCCACCATGGTCACCAACGTGGTGCGGCCCGTCAGCAGCACTCCTGTGCCCATCGCCTCCAAGCCTTTCCCCGCTCCGAGCCGGGCCGAAGCGTCTCCTGGTGACACAGCTGGTGCCAGGACTGAGGCGGCCACTGGGTCCCGAGCACTGGGGGGCTCCCCGCTGGGCGTCAGCTTAGTGTACTCGGACAAGAAGTCAGGAGCTGCCACCTCCACGGCCCCACACCTGGTGGCTGGGCCCCTCCTGGGCACTGTGGGGAAGGCGCCGGCCACTGTCACCAACTTGCTGGTGGGCACCCCAGGCTACGGGGCCCCAGCGCCACCTGCTGTCCAGTTCATTGCCCAGGGGGGCCCTGGCAGTGGGGCGGCTGCAGGCTCGGGGGCCAGTGCTGGGAGTGGCCCCAATGGGCCAATGCCCCTGGGCATCCTGCAGCCGGGTCCCCTGGGCAAGGCTGGGGGCATCACCCAGGTGCAGTACATTCTGCCCACGCTGCCCCAGCAACTGCAAGTGGCACCGGCCCCTGGGACCAAGGCAGCGGCGCCCGGcggccctgcccccaccaccagcATCCGTTTCACCCTCCCGCCGGGCACCTCCACCAACGGCAAAGTCCTGGCTGCCACCGCACCCACTCCTGGCATCCCCATCCTGCAGTCCGTAccctccgccccgccccccaaAG CCCAGTCAGTGTCTCCCgtgcaggccccgcccccaggtggctcagcccAGCTGCTGCCCGGGAAGGTACTCGTGCCCTTGGCCACCCCCAGCATGTCAGTGCGGGGAGGCGGGGCTGGCCAGCCACTGCCCCTGGTGAGCCCGCCCTTCTCAGTACCTGTGCAGAACGGTGCTCAGCCACCCAGCAAG ATCATCCAGCTGACTCCAGTGCCTGTGAGCACACCCAGCGGCCTGGTGCCGCCCCTCAGCCCGGCCCCACTCCCCGGCCCCGCCTCGCAGCCTCAGAAAGTCCTGCTGCCCTCCTCCACCAG AATCACCTATGTGCAGTCAGCAGGTGGGCACGCACTGCCCCTGGGCACCAGTCCTGCATCCAGTCAGCCTGGAACAGTCACCTCGTACGGACCCACGAGCTCGGTCACCCTTGGCTTCACCTCACTGGGGCCCAGTGGCCCCGCCTTCGTGCAGCCCCTGCTTTCAG GCCAAGCCCCACTGCTGGCTCCTGGCCAGGTGGGCGTGTCGCCTGTGCCCAGCCCCCAGCTACCTCCCACCTGCGCAGCCGCCAGTGGTCCCGTCATCACAGCATTTTACCCTGGCAGCCCCATACCCACCTCTTCAGCACCCCTGGCCCAGCCATCCCAGGCTCCCCCAGGCCTGGTCTACACTGTGGCCACCAGCACCACCCCACCTGCTGCCCCCATCCTGCCCAAGGGCCCACCGGCACCCACTGCTGCCACCCCGGCCCCTGCCAGCCCTTTCCCTAGTGCCACAG GCTCCATGACCTACAGTTTAGTGGCCCCCAAGGCCCAGCGGCCCACCCCTAAGGCCCCCCAGAAAGTAAAGGCGGCCATCGCCAGCATTCCTGTGGGCTCCTTCGAGGCTGGTGCTCCTGGGCGGCCAGGCCCTGCACCCCGGCAGCCCTTGGAGCCTGGCCCAGCCCGTGAGCCCCCAGCGTCCGAGTCAGAGCTTGAGGGGCGGCCAGCAACACCAGCCCCTCCACTGCCCCATGAGACCTGGACTCCCACAGCCCGGAGCAGTCCCCCGCTGCCCCCGCCTGCCGAGGAGCAGGCCAGCACCAAGGGCCCTGAGACCATG gccACCAAATTCCCCAGCTCGTCTTCAGACTGGCGTGTCCCCGGGCTGGGCTTGGAGAGCCGGGGGGAgcctcccacccctcccagcccggccctggctccagccccagctcctggcagcagcagcggcagcagcgagGGCAGCAGTGGGAGGGCGGCCGGCGACGCCCCCGAGCGCAAGGAGGCGGCTGGTGCTGGCAAGAAGGTGAAGGTGCGGCCCCCGCCCCTGAAGAAgacctttgactctgtggacaa GGTCCTGTCAGAGGTGGACTTCGAAGAGCGCTTTGCCGAGCTGCCTGAGTTCCGGCCTGAGGAGGTGCTGCCCTCGCCCACCTTGcagtctttggccacctcaccCCGGGCCATCCTGGGCTCCTACCGCAAGAAGAGGAAGAATTCCACTG ACCTGGACTCGGCCCCCGAGGACCCCACCTCGCCCAAGCGCAAGATGAGGCGGCGCTCCAGCTGTAGCTCGGAGCCTAACACCCCCAAGAGTGCCAAGTGCGAGGGCGACATCTTCACCTTTGACCGCACAG GCACAGAAGCGGAGGACGTGCTTGGGGAGCTGGAGTACGAGAAAGTGCCCTATTCGTCGCTGCGGCGCACCCTGGACCAGCGCCGGGCCCTGGTCATGCAGCTCTTCCAGGACCACggcttcttcccatcag CCCAGGCCACGGCAGCCTTCCAGGCCCGCTATGCGGACATCTTCCCCTCCAAAGTCTGTCTGCAGCTGAAGATCCGTGAGGTGCGCCAGAAGATCATGCAGGCGGCCACTCCCTCAGAACAGCCCCCGGGAGCCGAGGCCCCCCTCCCTGGACCGCCCCCCACTGGCACTGCTGCTGCCCCtgtccccactcccagccccgcAGGGGGCCCCGACCCCACCTCACCTGGCTCGGACTCTGGCACAGCCCCGGCTGCCCCGCCACTGCCTCCACCCCCAGAGCCGGGGCCTGGACAGCCTGGTTGGGAGGGGCCCCCCCAACCCTCACCACCCGCCTCTGGTTCCTCCACAGCTGCCACAGGCAGGTGA
- the CIC gene encoding protein capicua homolog isoform X3, with amino-acid sequence MYSAHRPLVPASGAASRGLGMFVWTNVEPRSVAVFPWHSLVPFLAPSQPDPSVQPSEAQQPASHPVASNQSKEPAESAAVAHEQPPGGTGNADPGRPPGATCPESPGPGPPHTLGVVEPGKGPPPTTEDEAPGPPGEPRLDSETESDHDDAFLSIMSPEIQLPLPPGKRRTQSLSALPKERDSSSEKDGRSPNKREKDHIRRPMNAFMIFSKRHRALVHQRHPNQDNRTVSKILGEWWYALGPKEKQKYHDLAFQVKEAHFKAHPDWKWCNKDRKKSSSEAKPTSLGLAGGHKEPRERSMSETGTAAAPGVSSELLSVTAQTLLSSDTKAPGSSSCGAERLHAVGGPGSARPRAFSHSGVHSLDGGEVDSQALQELTQMVSGPASYAGPKPSTQYGTPGPFAAPGEGGTLAASGRPPLLPTRASRSQRAASEDMTSDEERMVICEEEGDDDVIADDGFGTTDIDLKCKERVTDSESGDSSGEDPEGSKGFGRKVFSPVIRSSFTHCRPSLDPEPPGPPDPPAGFGKGYGPTSSASSPAASSSSATTSFPLGSGTFKAQESGQGSTTGPLRPPPPGTGGPATPSKATRFLPTDPATFRRKRPESVGGLEPPGPSVIAAPPSGGGGVLQTLVLPSNKEEREGSGARVPSAPAPSLAYGAPATPLSRPAATMVTNVVRPVSSTPVPIASKPFPAPSRAEASPGDTAGARTEAATGSRALGGSPLGVSLVYSDKKSGAATSTAPHLVAGPLLGTVGKAPATVTNLLVGTPGYGAPAPPAVQFIAQGGPGSGAAAGSGASAGSGPNGPMPLGILQPGPLGKAGGITQVQYILPTLPQQLQVAPAPGTKAAAPGGPAPTTSIRFTLPPGTSTNGKVLAATAPTPGIPILQSVPSAPPPKAQSVSPVQAPPPGGSAQLLPGKVLVPLATPSMSVRGGGAGQPLPLVSPPFSVPVQNGAQPPSKIIQLTPVPVSTPSGLVPPLSPAPLPGPASQPQKVLLPSSTRITYVQSAGGHALPLGTSPASSQPGTVTSYGPTSSVTLGFTSLGPSGPAFVQPLLSGQAPLLAPGQVGVSPVPSPQLPPTCAAASGPVITAFYPGSPIPTSSAPLAQPSQAPPGLVYTVATSTTPPAAPILPKGPPAPTAATPAPASPFPSATGSMTYSLVAPKAQRPTPKAPQKVKAAIASIPVGSFEAGAPGRPGPAPRQPLEPGPAREPPASESELEGRPATPAPPLPHETWTPTARSSPPLPPPAEEQASTKGPETMATKFPSSSSDWRVPGLGLESRGEPPTPPSPALAPAPAPGSSSGSSEGSSGRAAGDAPERKEAAGAGKKVKVRPPPLKKTFDSVDNRVLSEVDFEERFAELPEFRPEEVLPSPTLQSLATSPRAILGSYRKKRKNSTDLDSAPEDPTSPKRKMRRRSSCSSEPNTPKSAKCEGDIFTFDRTGTEAEDVLGELEYEKVPYSSLRRTLDQRRALVMQLFQDHGFFPSAQATAAFQARYADIFPSKVCLQLKIREVRQKIMQAATPSEQPPGAEAPLPGPPPTGTAAAPVPTPSPAGGPDPTSPGSDSGTAPAAPPLPPPPEPGPGQPGWEGPPQPSPPASGSSTAATGR; translated from the exons TGTGGACAAATGTGGAACCTCGCTCTGTGGCCGTGTTCCCCTGGCACTCCTTAGTCCCCTTCCTGGCCCCCAGCCAGCCTGACCCCTCTGTACAGCCAAGTGAAGCCCAGCAACCTGCCAGCCACCCCGTGGCCTCCAACCAGAGCAAAG AACCTGCTGAGTCGGCGGCCGTTGCTCACGAGCAGCCACCGGGCGGGACAGGGAATGCTGACCCGGGGCGGCCCCCTGGAGCCACATGCCCTGAGAGCCCAGGGCCTGGACCCCCCCACACTTTGGGGGTGGTGGAACCTGGGAAGGGCCCCCCTCCCACCACGGAGGATGAGGCCCCTGGACCGCCAGGAGAGCCGCGGCTGGACAGCGAGACAGAGAGTGACCACGATGATGC CTTCCTCTCCATCATGTCTCCTGAGATCCAGTTGCCCCTGCCGCCCGGGAAACGCCGGACCCAGTCCCTCAGCGCCCTGCCCAAGGAACGGGACTCCTCTTCAGAGAAGGACGGACGCAGCCCCAACAAG CGGGAGAAGGACCATATCCGGCGGCCCATGAATGCCTTCATGATCTTCAGCAAGCGGCACCGGGCCCTGGTCCACCAGCGCCACCCCAACCAGGACAACCGGACTGTCAGTAAGATCCTGGGCGAGTGGTGGTACGCCCTGGGGCCCAAGGAGAAGCAGAAGTACCATGACCTGGCCTTCCAG GTGAAAGAGGCCCACTTTAAGGCCCACCCAGATTGGAAGTGGTGCAACAAGGACCGGAAGAAGTCCAGCTCAGAGGCTAAGCCCACGAGCCTGGGGCTGGCAGGAGGGCACAAGGAGCCGAGGGAGCGGAGCATGTCAGAGACAGGCACTGCCGCTGCCCCCGGAG TGTCTTCAGAGCTCCTGTCTGTCACGGCCCAGACACTCTTGAGCTCGGACACCAAGGCTCCGGGGAGCAGCTCCTGTGGGGCAGAGCGTCTGCACGCTGTCGGGGGACCTGGCTCAGCCCGGCCCCGCGCCTTCTCCCACAGCGGGGTCCACAGCCTGGATGGTGGGGAGGTAGACAGCCAGGCGTTGCAGGAACTGACTCAG ATGGTGTCTGGCCCTGCGTCCTACGCTGGCCCAAAGCCCTCCACCCAGTACGGGACTCCAGGCCCCTTTGCGGCGCCCGGGGAGGGAGGCACCCTGGCAGCCAGTGGACGGCCCCCACTGCTCCCCACCCGGGCCTCCCGTTCCCAGCGTGCAGCCAGTGAGGACATGACCAGTGATGAGGAACGCATGGTCATCTGTGAGGAGGAGGGGGATGACGATGTCATTG CTGATGACGGCTTCGGCACCACTGACATTGACCTCAAGTGCAAGGAGCGGGTGACTGACAGCGAGAGTGGAGACAGCTCTGGGGAGGACCCGGAGGGCAGCAAG GGCTTTGGCCGGAAGGTGTTCTCGCCTGTGATCCGTTCCTCCTTTACTCACTGCCGTCCGTCGCTGGACCCTGAGCCTCCAGGGCCCCCAGATCCACCTGCAGGCTTCGGCAAAGGCTATGGGCCCACCTCCTCCGCATCCTCACccgctgcctcctcctcctcagccacCACCTCCTTCCCACTGGGCTCAGGGACCTTCAAGGCCCAGGAGTCAGGTCAGGGCAGCACCACAGGCCCCCTCCGTCCCCCACCCCCTGGAACTGGGGGCCCAGCAACACCTTCTAAGGCCACCCGGTTTCTCCCCACGGATCCTGCCACCTTCCGTCGCAAGAGACCTGAAAGCGTGGGCGGCCTGGAgccaccaggcccctcagtcATCGCGGCGCCTCCCAGTGGGGGAGGAGGCGTCCTGCAGACACTGGTCCTGCCCTCAAACAAGGAGGAACGGGAGGGCAGCGGAGCTCGCGTGCCCTCAGCCCCAGCACCCTCGCTGGCCTACGGGGCCCCAGCAACCCCCCTGTCCCGCCCGGCTGCCACCATGGTCACCAACGTGGTGCGGCCCGTCAGCAGCACTCCTGTGCCCATCGCCTCCAAGCCTTTCCCCGCTCCGAGCCGGGCCGAAGCGTCTCCTGGTGACACAGCTGGTGCCAGGACTGAGGCGGCCACTGGGTCCCGAGCACTGGGGGGCTCCCCGCTGGGCGTCAGCTTAGTGTACTCGGACAAGAAGTCAGGAGCTGCCACCTCCACGGCCCCACACCTGGTGGCTGGGCCCCTCCTGGGCACTGTGGGGAAGGCGCCGGCCACTGTCACCAACTTGCTGGTGGGCACCCCAGGCTACGGGGCCCCAGCGCCACCTGCTGTCCAGTTCATTGCCCAGGGGGGCCCTGGCAGTGGGGCGGCTGCAGGCTCGGGGGCCAGTGCTGGGAGTGGCCCCAATGGGCCAATGCCCCTGGGCATCCTGCAGCCGGGTCCCCTGGGCAAGGCTGGGGGCATCACCCAGGTGCAGTACATTCTGCCCACGCTGCCCCAGCAACTGCAAGTGGCACCGGCCCCTGGGACCAAGGCAGCGGCGCCCGGcggccctgcccccaccaccagcATCCGTTTCACCCTCCCGCCGGGCACCTCCACCAACGGCAAAGTCCTGGCTGCCACCGCACCCACTCCTGGCATCCCCATCCTGCAGTCCGTAccctccgccccgccccccaaAG CCCAGTCAGTGTCTCCCgtgcaggccccgcccccaggtggctcagcccAGCTGCTGCCCGGGAAGGTACTCGTGCCCTTGGCCACCCCCAGCATGTCAGTGCGGGGAGGCGGGGCTGGCCAGCCACTGCCCCTGGTGAGCCCGCCCTTCTCAGTACCTGTGCAGAACGGTGCTCAGCCACCCAGCAAG ATCATCCAGCTGACTCCAGTGCCTGTGAGCACACCCAGCGGCCTGGTGCCGCCCCTCAGCCCGGCCCCACTCCCCGGCCCCGCCTCGCAGCCTCAGAAAGTCCTGCTGCCCTCCTCCACCAG AATCACCTATGTGCAGTCAGCAGGTGGGCACGCACTGCCCCTGGGCACCAGTCCTGCATCCAGTCAGCCTGGAACAGTCACCTCGTACGGACCCACGAGCTCGGTCACCCTTGGCTTCACCTCACTGGGGCCCAGTGGCCCCGCCTTCGTGCAGCCCCTGCTTTCAG GCCAAGCCCCACTGCTGGCTCCTGGCCAGGTGGGCGTGTCGCCTGTGCCCAGCCCCCAGCTACCTCCCACCTGCGCAGCCGCCAGTGGTCCCGTCATCACAGCATTTTACCCTGGCAGCCCCATACCCACCTCTTCAGCACCCCTGGCCCAGCCATCCCAGGCTCCCCCAGGCCTGGTCTACACTGTGGCCACCAGCACCACCCCACCTGCTGCCCCCATCCTGCCCAAGGGCCCACCGGCACCCACTGCTGCCACCCCGGCCCCTGCCAGCCCTTTCCCTAGTGCCACAG GCTCCATGACCTACAGTTTAGTGGCCCCCAAGGCCCAGCGGCCCACCCCTAAGGCCCCCCAGAAAGTAAAGGCGGCCATCGCCAGCATTCCTGTGGGCTCCTTCGAGGCTGGTGCTCCTGGGCGGCCAGGCCCTGCACCCCGGCAGCCCTTGGAGCCTGGCCCAGCCCGTGAGCCCCCAGCGTCCGAGTCAGAGCTTGAGGGGCGGCCAGCAACACCAGCCCCTCCACTGCCCCATGAGACCTGGACTCCCACAGCCCGGAGCAGTCCCCCGCTGCCCCCGCCTGCCGAGGAGCAGGCCAGCACCAAGGGCCCTGAGACCATG gccACCAAATTCCCCAGCTCGTCTTCAGACTGGCGTGTCCCCGGGCTGGGCTTGGAGAGCCGGGGGGAgcctcccacccctcccagcccggccctggctccagccccagctcctggcagcagcagcggcagcagcgagGGCAGCAGTGGGAGGGCGGCCGGCGACGCCCCCGAGCGCAAGGAGGCGGCTGGTGCTGGCAAGAAGGTGAAGGTGCGGCCCCCGCCCCTGAAGAAgacctttgactctgtggacaa CAGGGTCCTGTCAGAGGTGGACTTCGAAGAGCGCTTTGCCGAGCTGCCTGAGTTCCGGCCTGAGGAGGTGCTGCCCTCGCCCACCTTGcagtctttggccacctcaccCCGGGCCATCCTGGGCTCCTACCGCAAGAAGAGGAAGAATTCCACTG ACCTGGACTCGGCCCCCGAGGACCCCACCTCGCCCAAGCGCAAGATGAGGCGGCGCTCCAGCTGTAGCTCGGAGCCTAACACCCCCAAGAGTGCCAAGTGCGAGGGCGACATCTTCACCTTTGACCGCACAG GCACAGAAGCGGAGGACGTGCTTGGGGAGCTGGAGTACGAGAAAGTGCCCTATTCGTCGCTGCGGCGCACCCTGGACCAGCGCCGGGCCCTGGTCATGCAGCTCTTCCAGGACCACggcttcttcccatcag CCCAGGCCACGGCAGCCTTCCAGGCCCGCTATGCGGACATCTTCCCCTCCAAAGTCTGTCTGCAGCTGAAGATCCGTGAGGTGCGCCAGAAGATCATGCAGGCGGCCACTCCCTCAGAACAGCCCCCGGGAGCCGAGGCCCCCCTCCCTGGACCGCCCCCCACTGGCACTGCTGCTGCCCCtgtccccactcccagccccgcAGGGGGCCCCGACCCCACCTCACCTGGCTCGGACTCTGGCACAGCCCCGGCTGCCCCGCCACTGCCTCCACCCCCAGAGCCGGGGCCTGGACAGCCTGGTTGGGAGGGGCCCCCCCAACCCTCACCACCCGCCTCTGGTTCCTCCACAGCTGCCACAGGCAGGTGA